One Streptomyces sp. CNQ-509 DNA window includes the following coding sequences:
- a CDS encoding ABC transporter permease, which produces MLSYLARRCLYMIPTLFGISVVAFAIIQLPPGDFLTTLAARLENQGDRMDEAQMSALRERYGLGEPVYEQYGKWVSAIVLHGDFGESFEYGKSVSSLVMDRLPLTVVLAVSTLLATWLLAFPVGLYSAVRQYSVGDYVATTVGFLGLAIPNFMIALVLMYLGHSVFGMSVGGLYSPEYEDAAWNLGKFLDLLSHLWVPVLVLGAAGTAGLVRVLRANLLDELRKPYVVAARARGMPERRLVLKYPLRVALNPFVSNVGYVLPALVSGEVIVSQVLSLPTTGPLLLGALRSQDMYLASSIILIVSLLTVIGTLLSDVLLAWLDPRVRLAQG; this is translated from the coding sequence GTGTTGAGCTACCTGGCACGTCGGTGCCTCTACATGATCCCCACGCTCTTCGGGATCTCCGTGGTGGCCTTCGCCATCATCCAGTTGCCCCCGGGCGACTTCCTCACCACCCTCGCCGCCCGGCTGGAGAACCAGGGCGACCGGATGGACGAGGCGCAGATGTCCGCGCTGCGCGAGCGCTACGGGCTCGGCGAGCCGGTCTACGAGCAGTACGGGAAGTGGGTCTCCGCGATCGTGCTGCACGGCGACTTCGGGGAGTCCTTCGAGTACGGGAAGTCCGTGTCCAGCCTGGTCATGGACCGGCTGCCGCTCACCGTGGTGCTCGCCGTCTCGACCCTCCTGGCGACCTGGCTGCTGGCGTTCCCCGTGGGCCTGTACTCGGCGGTGCGGCAGTACTCGGTCGGCGACTACGTGGCCACCACGGTCGGGTTCCTGGGCCTCGCCATCCCCAACTTCATGATCGCGCTGGTGCTGATGTACCTGGGCCACAGCGTCTTCGGGATGAGCGTCGGGGGGCTCTACTCGCCCGAATACGAGGACGCGGCCTGGAACCTGGGCAAGTTCCTCGACCTCCTCAGCCATCTGTGGGTGCCCGTGCTGGTACTGGGCGCGGCGGGCACCGCCGGCCTGGTGCGGGTGCTGCGCGCCAACCTCCTGGACGAACTGCGCAAGCCGTACGTCGTCGCCGCCCGGGCGCGCGGCATGCCGGAGCGCAGGCTGGTGCTGAAGTATCCGCTGCGGGTCGCGCTCAACCCGTTCGTCTCCAACGTCGGCTACGTGCTGCCGGCGCTGGTGTCGGGCGAGGTCATCGTCTCCCAGGTGCTGTCGCTGCCCACCACCGGGCCGCTGCTGCTGGGCGCGCTGCGCAGCCAGGACATGTACCTGGCCAGCTCCATCATTCTCATCGTCAGCCTGCTGACCGTGATCGGCACCCTGCTCTCCGACGTACTGCTGGCCTGGCTGGACCCACGGGTCCGGCTGGCCCAGGGATGA
- a CDS encoding ABC transporter permease, which produces MRIRTRPAPPAAPARHGASQWRLVWRRFRRHKLAMAGLIVTLAFYFVALFAEFLAPYGTDYLDDDYPYAPPQTVRFSGGLHVDGYTTTVDDDTYEQTFTTDPSADVPIGFFVKGDEYHLFGLIPWDRHLIGPEEPGAAMFLLGADRNGHDLLSELIHGTRVSMTIGLVGVVVAFLLGVTLGGISGYLGGRTDTAIQRLVEFFMSLPHLPLWLGLAAALPPDWGPLRRYFAITVVLAMIGWTHLAREVRGRFLALRQEEFVTAARLDGCTRGRVIFRHLLPSTSSHLIAQLSLSIPAMILAETALSFLGLGLQAPVVSWGVLLQDAQNIRVLSSAPWLMLPGLAVVTAVLALNFAGDGLRDAADPYRK; this is translated from the coding sequence ATGCGCATACGCACCCGGCCCGCGCCGCCAGCAGCACCGGCAAGACACGGCGCCTCCCAATGGCGGCTCGTCTGGCGCCGGTTCCGCAGGCACAAGCTCGCCATGGCCGGCCTGATCGTCACGCTCGCCTTCTACTTCGTCGCGCTCTTCGCGGAGTTCCTGGCGCCCTACGGCACGGACTACCTCGACGACGACTACCCGTACGCCCCGCCCCAGACGGTCCGGTTCAGCGGCGGCCTGCACGTCGACGGCTACACGACGACCGTGGACGACGACACGTACGAGCAGACCTTCACCACCGACCCGTCTGCGGACGTCCCCATCGGCTTCTTCGTCAAGGGCGACGAATACCACCTCTTCGGCCTCATCCCCTGGGACCGCCACCTCATCGGCCCCGAGGAACCCGGCGCCGCGATGTTCCTGCTGGGGGCCGACCGCAACGGACACGACCTGCTCTCCGAACTCATCCACGGCACCCGGGTGTCGATGACCATCGGACTGGTGGGCGTCGTGGTGGCGTTCCTCCTCGGCGTGACGCTCGGCGGGATCTCCGGCTACCTGGGCGGCAGAACCGACACCGCGATCCAGCGGCTCGTCGAGTTCTTCATGTCCCTGCCCCACCTGCCCCTCTGGCTGGGCCTGGCGGCGGCCCTGCCACCCGACTGGGGGCCGCTGCGGCGGTACTTCGCCATCACGGTGGTGCTGGCCATGATCGGCTGGACCCATCTGGCCCGGGAGGTACGCGGCCGCTTCCTCGCCCTGCGCCAGGAGGAGTTCGTCACCGCGGCCCGCCTGGACGGCTGCACCCGCGGCCGGGTGATCTTCCGGCACCTGCTGCCGTCCACCAGCAGCCACCTCATCGCCCAGCTCTCGCTCTCCATCCCGGCGATGATCCTGGCCGAGACCGCGCTGAGCTTCCTCGGCCTGGGTCTCCAGGCACCCGTCGTGAGCTGGGGCGTGCTGCTGCAGGACGCGCAGAACATCCGCGTGCTCTCCTCCGCCCCGTGGCTGATGCTCCCCGGCCTCGCCGTCGTCACCGCGGTACTGGCCCTCAACTTCGCCGGCGACGGGTTGCGCGACGCCGCGGACCCCTACAGGAAGTGA
- a CDS encoding ABC transporter ATP-binding protein, translated as MAPEPDPPLLDIIDLKTHFDTEEGTVRAVDGVSFTVPRGRIVCVVGESGCGKSVTARSVLGLVEEPGRIVGGSIRFYAPAAADAGAPADGAAAEDTADTAQARSLDLAALDPRGEEIRAVRGGRIAMVFQEPMAALSPMYTVGDQLVEAIRLHLPLSREAARTRAVQLLERVGIPGAERRMDAYSFQLSGGMCQRVMIAIALSCDPELLIADEPTTALDVTTQARILDLLTGIQADTGMSVLFITHDLGVVAEIADEVVVMYLGTVVEQGPVDAIFHDPAHPYTRALLGSVPRVGAGARQRLASIRGNVPHPSERPAGCPFHPRCASAVAGVCDTAEPPETALSEDRRVRCVLHGDAPPAVPAAATSEGATA; from the coding sequence ATGGCCCCTGAACCGGACCCCCCGTTGCTCGACATCATCGATCTGAAGACGCACTTCGACACCGAGGAGGGCACCGTCCGCGCCGTGGACGGGGTGAGCTTCACCGTCCCGCGCGGCAGGATCGTCTGCGTCGTGGGGGAGTCGGGCTGCGGCAAGAGCGTGACCGCGCGCTCCGTCCTCGGCCTGGTCGAGGAGCCGGGCCGGATCGTCGGCGGCTCGATCCGTTTCTACGCCCCGGCCGCCGCGGACGCCGGCGCTCCCGCGGACGGCGCCGCGGCCGAGGACACCGCGGACACTGCCCAGGCCCGGTCCCTCGACCTGGCCGCGCTCGACCCGCGGGGCGAGGAGATCCGCGCGGTCCGCGGCGGCCGGATCGCGATGGTCTTCCAGGAACCGATGGCCGCCCTCTCGCCCATGTACACCGTCGGCGACCAGCTCGTCGAGGCCATCCGGCTGCACCTGCCGCTGAGCCGGGAAGCGGCCCGCACGCGGGCCGTGCAACTGCTGGAGCGGGTGGGCATCCCCGGCGCCGAGCGGCGGATGGACGCGTACTCCTTCCAGCTCTCCGGCGGCATGTGCCAGCGCGTGATGATCGCCATCGCGCTCTCCTGCGACCCCGAACTGCTCATCGCCGACGAGCCGACCACCGCGCTGGACGTCACCACCCAGGCCCGGATCCTGGACCTGCTGACCGGGATCCAGGCGGACACCGGCATGTCGGTCCTCTTCATCACGCACGACCTCGGCGTGGTCGCCGAGATCGCGGACGAGGTGGTGGTGATGTACCTCGGCACGGTGGTCGAGCAGGGCCCCGTGGACGCCATCTTCCACGACCCCGCCCACCCCTACACCCGGGCCCTCCTCGGCTCCGTACCCCGCGTGGGCGCCGGTGCCCGGCAGCGGCTCGCCTCCATCCGCGGGAACGTCCCGCACCCCTCCGAGCGCCCCGCAGGCTGCCCGTTCCACCCGCGCTGCGCCAGCGCGGTCGCCGGGGTCTGCGACACGGCGGAGCCGCCCGAGACGGCGCTCTCCGAGGACCGCAGGGTCCGCTGCGTGCTGCACGGAGACGCGCCGCCGGCCGTCCCCGCGGCGGCCACTTCCGAAGGAGCCACGGCATGA
- a CDS encoding ABC transporter ATP-binding protein: protein MTGTALPDAAAAARTAPALEVRGLRTHFPVKRGFLGRTVGHVRAVDGVDLSVRPGETLGLVGESGCGKTTLGRSVARILRPTSGRISYRPEAGAEPVDVAALSGRGLRAYQRQVRVVFQDPFSSLNPRMTLLQIVGEPLRSYGIATGAELEDRVAAMLTRVGLSPKYLHRYPHAFSGGERQRVSIARALIVDPKLVVADEPVSALDVSVRAQILNLLRDLQEEFALTYLFISHDLSVVESVCDRVAVMYLGRIVELAGTDELYARPRHPYTEALLSAVPRPDPRLRGGARRIRLSDDLPDPAHPPAGCPFRTRCRFARPGLCDVPEKPPALVPATGGTDPGHRVACHLAGELTLTGVHETPGATA from the coding sequence ATGACCGGCACCGCCCTCCCGGACGCCGCCGCGGCCGCACGCACGGCCCCGGCCCTCGAAGTCCGCGGCCTGCGCACGCACTTCCCCGTCAAGCGCGGCTTCCTCGGCCGCACCGTCGGCCACGTCCGCGCCGTCGACGGCGTCGACCTCTCCGTCCGGCCCGGTGAAACCCTCGGCCTGGTGGGGGAGTCGGGCTGCGGCAAGACCACCCTGGGCCGCAGCGTCGCCCGGATCCTCCGGCCCACCTCGGGCCGGATCTCCTACCGGCCGGAGGCAGGGGCGGAGCCGGTGGACGTCGCCGCCCTGTCCGGCCGCGGGCTGCGCGCGTACCAGCGGCAGGTCCGGGTCGTCTTCCAGGACCCGTTCTCCTCGCTCAACCCCCGGATGACGCTGCTGCAGATCGTCGGTGAGCCGCTGCGCTCGTACGGAATCGCCACCGGGGCGGAGCTGGAGGACCGGGTGGCGGCCATGCTCACCCGCGTCGGTCTTTCGCCGAAGTACCTGCACCGCTACCCGCACGCCTTCTCCGGCGGTGAGCGGCAGCGCGTCAGCATCGCCCGCGCGCTGATCGTGGACCCGAAACTGGTCGTCGCCGACGAGCCGGTCTCCGCGCTCGACGTGTCCGTCCGCGCCCAGATCCTGAACCTGCTCCGCGACCTCCAGGAGGAGTTCGCGCTCACCTACCTGTTCATCTCCCACGACCTGTCGGTCGTGGAGAGCGTCTGCGACCGCGTCGCCGTCATGTACCTCGGCAGGATCGTCGAACTGGCCGGGACCGACGAGCTGTACGCCCGCCCCCGCCACCCCTACACCGAGGCGCTGCTGTCCGCCGTGCCCCGCCCGGACCCGCGGCTGCGCGGCGGCGCCCGCCGCATCCGGCTCTCCGACGACCTGCCCGACCCGGCGCACCCGCCGGCCGGCTGCCCGTTCCGCACCCGCTGCCGCTTCGCCCGCCCCGGCCTCTGCGACGTACCGGAAAAGCCCCCCGCGCTGGTCCCCGCCACCGGCGGTACCGACCCGGGGCACCGGGTCGCCTGCCACCTCGCCGGCGAACTCACGCTGACCGGAGTCCACGAAACCCCTGGAGCGACCGCATGA
- a CDS encoding beta-glucosidase, which yields MTDRTATEPATAALRSLVGKLTLEQKVRLLTGADNWALHAEPAVGLRRIVLSDGPGGVRGESWDGRFTALNLPSATALAATWDPRIAYRYGAVIACEARRMGVDVVLGPTINLHRSPLGGRHFEAYSEDPLLTSRLAAAFVRGVQDGGVGATPKHYVANDAETDRFTVDNRIGARALRELYLAAFEDTVTGERPWMMMSAYNSVNGTTMSEHPLLAEPLCGEWGFDGVVVSDWWAVRSTEPAALARQDLVMPGPEGPWGGKLTAAVRDGRVPEEAVDEKVLRILRLAVRVGALEGFAPAVAAPPAGEDGPALAREVAAAGTVLVRNSGELPWSADGLRSVAVIGHLGFLPRTQGGGSATVEPARAVSPLEGLRAALPATRVDWHLGALAQRGIAPFAGSDLTDPVSGRPGVRLVCRGADGTVILDEHRRDANLARLGSARLAHTATVEVTARYLPARSGPVRIGVAGAGTLRLLVDGTELLREELVHTGEEFGGGLVSPPHASAPVELDAGRPVDIAVRLDLPPRRGPDSGVTLVAGLDLDTGAPDAEIAAAAAAARDADAALVVVGTGPEVESEGFDRTTLALPGRQDDLVRAVAAANPRTVVAVNAGAPVLLPWRDDVAAVLLTWFGGQEFGHALADVLLGTVEPGGRLPTTWPVDEADVPVLSTTPAAGRLPYDEGIRIGYRAWLESGTEPAYPFGHGLGYTTWAPPAAGIPGELAAGDDLLLTVALRNTGERRGKQVVQAYLSRPAGAVDRPVRWLAGHATVTAGPGQTATADLRIPARAFQHWDGAWRTEPGDFQVHLGFSSADLAVTGTVRIH from the coding sequence ATGACCGACAGGACCGCCACGGAGCCCGCCACCGCAGCACTGCGGTCCCTCGTCGGCAAGCTCACCCTGGAGCAGAAGGTACGGCTCCTCACCGGCGCCGACAACTGGGCCCTGCACGCCGAACCCGCCGTCGGCCTGCGCCGGATCGTCCTGTCCGACGGACCCGGCGGGGTGCGCGGCGAGAGCTGGGACGGCCGCTTCACGGCCCTCAACCTGCCCTCCGCCACCGCACTGGCCGCCACCTGGGACCCCCGGATCGCCTACCGCTACGGCGCCGTCATCGCCTGCGAAGCCCGCCGCATGGGCGTCGACGTCGTCCTCGGCCCCACCATCAACCTGCACCGCAGCCCCCTGGGCGGCCGGCACTTCGAGGCGTACTCCGAGGACCCGCTGCTCACCTCCCGGCTCGCCGCCGCGTTCGTCCGCGGGGTGCAGGACGGCGGCGTCGGCGCCACACCCAAGCACTACGTCGCCAACGACGCGGAGACCGACCGCTTCACGGTCGACAACCGCATCGGCGCGCGCGCCCTGCGCGAGCTGTACCTCGCCGCCTTCGAGGACACCGTGACCGGCGAGCGGCCCTGGATGATGATGTCCGCCTACAACTCCGTCAACGGCACCACGATGAGCGAGCATCCGCTGCTCGCCGAGCCGCTCTGCGGGGAGTGGGGCTTCGACGGCGTCGTGGTCTCCGACTGGTGGGCCGTCCGCAGCACCGAGCCCGCGGCGCTGGCGCGCCAGGACCTGGTGATGCCGGGGCCGGAAGGCCCCTGGGGCGGCAAGCTGACCGCTGCCGTGCGGGACGGGCGGGTGCCGGAGGAGGCCGTCGACGAGAAGGTGCTGCGGATCCTTCGCCTCGCGGTCCGTGTGGGTGCGCTGGAGGGTTTCGCGCCGGCCGTCGCCGCACCGCCGGCCGGGGAGGACGGGCCCGCGCTCGCGCGGGAGGTGGCCGCCGCCGGCACCGTGCTCGTACGTAACAGCGGTGAGCTGCCCTGGTCGGCGGACGGCCTGCGCTCCGTCGCCGTCATCGGGCACCTCGGCTTCCTGCCCCGCACCCAGGGCGGCGGCAGCGCCACCGTCGAGCCCGCCCGGGCCGTCTCGCCGCTGGAGGGTCTACGGGCCGCGCTGCCCGCCACCCGCGTCGACTGGCACCTCGGCGCGCTCGCCCAGCGCGGCATCGCCCCCTTCGCGGGCAGCGACCTCACCGATCCGGTCAGCGGCCGGCCCGGCGTGCGCCTCGTGTGCCGAGGCGCCGACGGCACCGTGATCCTCGACGAGCACCGGCGCGACGCCAACCTGGCCCGCCTGGGCTCGGCCAGGCTGGCCCACACCGCGACCGTGGAGGTCACCGCGCGCTATCTGCCCGCGCGCTCCGGTCCGGTACGGATCGGTGTCGCGGGCGCCGGAACCCTCCGGCTGCTCGTCGACGGCACCGAACTCCTGCGGGAAGAACTCGTCCACACCGGCGAGGAGTTCGGCGGCGGGCTCGTCTCCCCGCCGCACGCGAGCGCGCCCGTCGAACTCGACGCCGGCCGGCCGGTGGACATCGCCGTCCGCCTCGACCTGCCGCCGCGGCGGGGCCCGGACTCCGGCGTCACCCTCGTCGCCGGGCTCGACCTGGACACCGGCGCACCCGACGCCGAGATCGCCGCGGCGGCCGCGGCGGCACGCGACGCCGACGCCGCGCTCGTCGTCGTCGGCACCGGTCCCGAGGTGGAGAGCGAGGGATTCGACCGCACCACCCTCGCCCTCCCCGGCCGGCAGGACGACCTGGTCCGCGCGGTCGCCGCGGCCAATCCCCGCACGGTGGTCGCCGTGAACGCGGGCGCGCCGGTGCTGCTGCCGTGGCGGGACGACGTCGCCGCCGTGCTGCTCACCTGGTTCGGCGGCCAGGAGTTCGGACACGCGCTCGCCGACGTGCTGCTCGGCACGGTGGAGCCCGGCGGCCGGCTGCCCACGACCTGGCCGGTGGACGAGGCGGACGTACCCGTGCTGTCCACCACGCCGGCGGCGGGACGGCTGCCGTACGACGAGGGCATCCGGATCGGCTACCGCGCCTGGCTGGAGTCCGGCACCGAGCCCGCGTACCCGTTCGGACACGGCCTCGGATACACCACCTGGGCCCCGCCGGCGGCCGGGATCCCCGGCGAACTCGCCGCCGGTGACGATCTGCTGCTCACCGTCGCCCTGCGCAACACCGGAGAGCGCCGCGGCAAGCAGGTGGTCCAGGCGTACCTGTCCCGCCCCGCCGGCGCCGTCGACCGGCCGGTGCGCTGGCTGGCCGGCCACGCGACCGTGACCGCGGGCCCGGGGCAGACCGCCACCGCCGACCTGCGGATCCCGGCCCGCGCGTTCCAGCACTGGGACGGCGCCTGGCGCACCGAACCGGGCGACTTCCAGGTGCACCTCGGCTTCAGCTCGGCGGATCTCGCGGTCACCGGCACCGTACGGATCCACTGA
- a CDS encoding glycoside hydrolase family 5 protein, which yields MHRKARKLLLAFLAAVAVLVTVIAPGQATAGPAPEGAAPADAAPEAAVPWLKTEGNRIKDAAGNPVTLRGVSMIGPRHNNECSSCNPKPMAELINRATDPALGWHSKVIRLPVTEWAPNDSLSLEENFRQHIDPYVQQAVARGVYIIVDLHKVQDYGGTSGMPQQRVQDFWSYVAPKYKDIPNVIFEVYNEPINPDSWATWKSYIQPVVNRVRAAAPKNLILMGGPQWSTRVNQAAADPVSGGNIAYVYHLYPNQGAATAANLDAKFGNAAKKIPVILTEFGWNPEGPWSDPVTKGTTSGWGTPLRQYLDARPEISWVAWAYSNYWKPMMYDHDWNLLGGEHQGQFIKKWLAEKKTANQPAHG from the coding sequence ATGCACAGAAAAGCACGAAAGCTCCTGCTCGCCTTCCTCGCCGCGGTGGCGGTGCTCGTCACCGTCATCGCCCCGGGACAGGCCACCGCCGGACCGGCGCCCGAAGGCGCCGCGCCCGCGGACGCCGCACCCGAGGCGGCCGTGCCGTGGCTGAAGACCGAGGGCAACCGCATCAAGGACGCGGCGGGCAACCCCGTCACGCTCCGCGGCGTATCGATGATCGGGCCGCGCCACAACAACGAGTGCAGCTCATGCAACCCCAAGCCGATGGCGGAGCTCATCAACCGGGCCACCGACCCCGCCCTGGGCTGGCACTCCAAGGTGATCCGGCTGCCCGTCACCGAATGGGCGCCCAACGACTCGCTCAGCCTGGAGGAGAACTTCCGCCAGCACATCGACCCGTACGTCCAGCAGGCCGTCGCCCGCGGTGTCTACATCATCGTGGACCTGCACAAGGTGCAGGACTACGGCGGCACGAGCGGGATGCCGCAACAGCGCGTCCAGGACTTCTGGTCGTACGTCGCACCGAAGTACAAGGACATCCCGAACGTCATCTTCGAGGTCTACAACGAGCCCATCAACCCCGACTCCTGGGCGACCTGGAAGAGCTACATCCAGCCCGTCGTGAACAGGGTCCGCGCCGCCGCCCCGAAGAACCTCATCCTCATGGGCGGCCCGCAGTGGAGCACCCGCGTCAACCAGGCCGCCGCCGACCCCGTCAGCGGCGGGAACATCGCGTACGTCTACCACCTCTACCCCAACCAGGGCGCGGCGACCGCCGCCAACCTCGACGCGAAGTTCGGCAACGCTGCGAAGAAGATCCCGGTGATCCTCACCGAGTTCGGCTGGAACCCGGAAGGCCCCTGGTCCGACCCGGTCACCAAGGGCACCACCTCGGGCTGGGGCACGCCGCTGCGCCAGTACCTGGACGCACGCCCGGAGATCAGCTGGGTGGCGTGGGCGTACAGCAACTACTGGAAGCCCATGATGTACGACCACGACTGGAACCTGCTCGGCGGTGAGCACCAGGGCCAGTTCATTAAGAAGTGGCTGGCCGAAAAGAAGACCGCCAACCAGCCTGCACACGGCTGA
- a CDS encoding sulfatase-like hydrolase/transferase, with the protein MLLRHLDRRRLTRRTLVIVYCDDLGYGDPGCHGSPLVTTPVIDGMARRGMRLADFYAGAPTCTPSRASLLDRLLRAAREPRDRALPRPHQRAVVARDVAARLETVRGTVASPWRRQADGRTGMEVTVPYHTTAEVCIPVRGTAIRSLRSPLPAARDHPGGERYAVYRATAGTYRFTT; encoded by the coding sequence GTGCTCCTGCGCCACCTCGACCGCAGGAGACTGACGCGCCGGACGCTGGTGATCGTCTACTGCGACGATCTCGGCTACGGCGACCCCGGTTGCCACGGCTCACCACTGGTGACAACGCCCGTCATCGACGGCATGGCGCGCCGCGGTATGCGTCTCGCCGACTTCTACGCGGGCGCTCCCACCTGCACCCCGTCCCGCGCCTCGCTGCTGGACCGGCTGCTACGCGCCGCGCGTGAACCTCGCGACCGTGCTCTTCCCCGACCACACCAACGGGCTGTCGTCGCGCGAGACGTGGCGGCCCGCCTGGAGACGGTCCGCGGCACGGTGGCTTCGCCGTGGCGCCGGCAGGCGGACGGGCGTACCGGCATGGAGGTCACCGTGCCGTACCACACCACCGCGGAGGTCTGCATACCGGTCCGCGGCACCGCGATCCGCTCCCTTCGAAGTCCGCTTCCTGCGGCACGAGACCACCCGGGCGGCGAGCGCTACGCCGTCTACCGCGCGACGGCGGGCACGTACCGCTTCACCACCTGA
- a CDS encoding SigE family RNA polymerase sigma factor, whose amino-acid sequence MREAVREREFREFAEARQADLRRSAYLLCGDWHQAQDLTQTTLMKLYAAWGRVRRDGNVDAYARTILTRVFIDQLRRRTWREELVEEVPEAQPAPPATRELRLVMQSALRELPPRYRAVLVLRFWEDWSVEQTAEALRVSPGTVKSQSARGLRRLRQLLGTLAQEVNGR is encoded by the coding sequence GTGAGGGAAGCGGTACGGGAGCGGGAGTTCCGGGAGTTCGCCGAGGCGCGGCAGGCGGACCTCAGACGCAGCGCGTACCTGCTCTGCGGTGACTGGCACCAGGCCCAGGACCTGACCCAGACCACGCTGATGAAGCTCTACGCGGCCTGGGGGCGGGTCCGCCGGGACGGCAATGTGGACGCGTACGCCCGTACCATCCTCACCCGCGTCTTCATCGACCAGCTCCGCCGCCGCACCTGGCGCGAGGAACTCGTGGAGGAGGTGCCCGAGGCGCAGCCGGCGCCCCCGGCCACCCGGGAACTGCGGCTGGTGATGCAATCCGCGCTGAGGGAACTGCCGCCCAGGTACCGGGCGGTGCTGGTGCTGCGGTTCTGGGAGGACTGGAGTGTGGAGCAGACCGCCGAGGCGCTCCGGGTCAGCCCGGGAACGGTCAAGAGCCAGAGCGCGCGGGGACTGCGCCGGCTGCGTCAGCTCCTCGGAACGCTCGCCCAGGAGGTGAACGGAAGGTGA
- a CDS encoding glycoside hydrolase family 43 protein — protein sequence MRPSRWLAGAVPLGLIGVLALGQTATATRPGDGPAGPAAQGAAAAATAAKADPPSTLGRALVGGADPSVIRVGSLYVSAKSVDGGIAVRTASTPEAVATAPKHQVWQDTANLGEVWAPEIVHHDGQYRIYFAAGRGAAHRMYHIGSPNPTSGYSAAVKVALPGDKWAIDGVPFTFGGQRWFVWSGWAGDTNVEQNLYVARMSSPTASTGGRYIISQPREPWERVVGNPYINEAPQPIVDPDGQLHVVYSANGSWSDKYCIADLRLRAGGDPTYVWDWYKSNGCLFGSHAPSMMSGWTPTVNVNGPGHHTFILPQGDVNAGPPSGNRFPTMFHAVAKGTPYTWSNRFWYSGTAVWWSNTTYRRANVPGSTTNVGYSLKFFE from the coding sequence GCGACGGACCCGCCGGCCCGGCGGCCCAGGGGGCGGCGGCAGCAGCGACGGCGGCGAAGGCGGATCCGCCCTCCACGCTCGGCCGTGCCCTGGTCGGCGGCGCCGACCCCAGCGTCATCAGGGTGGGCAGCCTCTACGTCTCCGCCAAATCGGTGGACGGCGGCATCGCGGTGCGGACGGCGTCGACGCCGGAGGCCGTGGCCACCGCCCCCAAGCATCAGGTGTGGCAGGACACCGCGAATCTGGGCGAGGTCTGGGCGCCGGAGATCGTCCACCACGACGGCCAGTACCGCATCTACTTCGCCGCCGGCCGCGGCGCGGCCCACCGGATGTACCACATCGGCTCCCCGAACCCGACGTCCGGATACTCCGCGGCCGTGAAGGTCGCCCTGCCCGGCGACAAGTGGGCCATCGACGGGGTGCCCTTCACGTTCGGCGGGCAGCGCTGGTTCGTGTGGTCGGGCTGGGCCGGCGACACCAACGTCGAACAGAACCTCTACGTCGCCCGGATGAGCAGCCCTACGGCGTCCACCGGCGGGCGCTACATCATCTCGCAGCCGCGTGAGCCGTGGGAGCGCGTCGTGGGCAACCCGTACATCAACGAAGCGCCCCAGCCGATCGTCGATCCCGATGGCCAGTTGCACGTCGTCTACTCCGCGAACGGCAGTTGGAGCGACAAGTACTGCATCGCCGACCTGCGGCTGAGGGCCGGCGGCGATCCCACCTACGTCTGGGACTGGTACAAGAGCAACGGCTGCCTCTTCGGCTCGCACGCCCCGTCCATGATGTCCGGCTGGACACCGACGGTGAACGTCAACGGTCCCGGCCACCACACGTTCATCCTTCCGCAGGGCGACGTGAACGCCGGCCCGCCATCCGGCAACCGCTTCCCCACGATGTTCCACGCGGTGGCCAAGGGCACCCCGTACACGTGGTCCAACCGCTTCTGGTACTCCGGGACGGCGGTCTGGTGGAGCAACACCACGTACCGGCGCGCCAACGTCCCCGGAAGCACCACCAACGTGGGCTACAGCCTGAAGTTCTTCGAGTAG